A genome region from Deinococcus seoulensis includes the following:
- the argJ gene encoding bifunctional glutamate N-acetyltransferase/amino-acid acetyltransferase ArgJ: MSGLTFPTGFTAAAMAAGIKPSGKTDLSGVTSRTDCTWAFAGTRSTTAAACVTRNRELYAHGAPIRALLVNAGNANAATGRRGANDNADMADAFGSVLNVDPGAVLTASTGIIGHLLPMDKVLSGIEHLPDELGSAADPFAAAIMTTDTHPKTATATLSSGARIVGTAKGSGMIHPDMATMFAFAFTDAAIDQTALREAFPAIVNRTFNAVTVDGDTSTNDMAVVLCNGEAGPADLTEFLTALEGVMRDLARQIAADGEGATKLLTVQVSGARTEAEALAAARTCCVSPLLKSAVHGNDPNWGRVIMAVGRSGAQADIERLTVSVQGHPVFGGKPLPYDDAQVSASMKADEVIFTIDLGVGDAHGEAWGCDLSAEYVSINADYTT, translated from the coding sequence ATGAGTGGCCTGACGTTCCCCACCGGCTTCACCGCCGCCGCCATGGCGGCCGGTATCAAACCCAGCGGCAAGACCGACCTGAGCGGCGTGACCAGCCGCACCGACTGCACCTGGGCCTTCGCGGGCACGCGCAGCACCACCGCCGCCGCCTGCGTCACCCGAAACCGCGAGCTGTACGCGCACGGAGCCCCCATCCGCGCGCTGCTGGTCAATGCCGGGAACGCGAACGCCGCCACCGGACGGCGCGGCGCGAACGACAACGCCGACATGGCCGACGCCTTCGGCAGTGTCCTGAACGTGGACCCCGGGGCCGTCCTGACCGCCAGCACCGGCATCATCGGGCACCTGCTGCCCATGGACAAGGTCCTGAGCGGCATCGAGCACCTGCCGGACGAACTCGGCAGCGCCGCCGACCCCTTCGCCGCCGCGATCATGACCACCGACACGCACCCCAAGACCGCGACCGCCACCCTCAGCAGCGGCGCGCGCATCGTCGGGACCGCCAAGGGCAGCGGCATGATCCACCCGGACATGGCCACCATGTTCGCCTTCGCCTTCACCGACGCCGCCATCGACCAGACGGCGCTGCGCGAGGCGTTCCCCGCCATCGTGAACCGCACCTTCAACGCCGTCACCGTCGACGGCGACACCAGCACCAACGACATGGCCGTCGTCCTGTGCAACGGCGAGGCCGGACCCGCCGACCTGACCGAGTTCCTGACCGCACTGGAAGGCGTCATGCGCGACCTCGCCCGCCAGATTGCCGCCGACGGTGAGGGAGCCACGAAACTCCTGACCGTGCAGGTCAGCGGCGCCCGCACCGAGGCCGAGGCCCTCGCCGCCGCCCGCACCTGCTGCGTCAGTCCCCTGCTGAAAAGCGCCGTGCACGGCAACGACCCCAACTGGGGCCGCGTGATCATGGCCGTCGGCCGCAGCGGCGCGCAGGCCGACATCGAACGCCTGACCGTCAGCGTGCAGGGCCACCCCGTCTTCGGCGGCAAACCGCTCCCGTACGACGACGCGCAGGTCAGCGCCAGCATGAAAGCCGACGAGGTCATCTTCACCATCGACCTCGGCGTCGGCGACGCCCACGGCGAAGCCTGGGGCTGCGACCTCAGCGCCGAATACGTCAGCATCAACGCCGACTACACCACCTGA
- a CDS encoding tryptophan-rich sensory protein: MTGIARQVTLVLATLLTLIMNYLSNALPLFGNSNKEVSDALPNAFTPAGLTFAVWGPIFLGLLVFAVYQALPAQRGERYDRLFWPFLLGNLLNVSWLLAFQSLNFALSVPVMLALLGSLVWLYLTVRDLRPQGAEVWTLQLPSSIYLAWISVATIANITAFLVSAGVTGGALGISAPVWSALLVVIAAVIGVFFLTRFHDYAFAAVLLWAFYGVYVARPDAATVVTGVAVAAVIVVLGALLSLRGRRPLM, from the coding sequence ATGACAGGAATCGCCCGGCAGGTCACACTGGTGCTCGCCACCCTCCTGACCCTCATCATGAATTACCTCAGCAACGCGCTGCCCCTGTTCGGGAACTCGAACAAGGAGGTCAGTGACGCCCTCCCCAACGCCTTCACGCCCGCCGGACTGACGTTCGCCGTGTGGGGTCCGATCTTCCTTGGCCTGCTGGTGTTCGCCGTGTACCAGGCGCTGCCCGCCCAGCGCGGCGAGCGGTACGACCGGCTGTTCTGGCCGTTCCTGCTGGGCAACCTGCTGAACGTGTCCTGGCTGCTGGCCTTCCAGAGCCTGAACTTCGCGCTGAGCGTGCCGGTCATGCTGGCCCTGCTGGGCAGCCTCGTGTGGCTGTACCTGACCGTCCGTGACCTGCGCCCCCAGGGTGCCGAGGTCTGGACGCTGCAACTGCCGTCCAGCATCTACCTCGCGTGGATCAGTGTCGCGACCATCGCCAACATCACGGCGTTCCTGGTGAGTGCCGGGGTGACGGGCGGCGCGCTGGGCATCAGCGCTCCCGTCTGGAGTGCCCTGCTGGTCGTGATTGCCGCCGTGATCGGCGTGTTCTTCCTGACCCGCTTCCACGATTACGCCTTCGCGGCCGTGCTGCTGTGGGCCTTCTACGGCGTGTACGTCGCCCGCCCGGACGCCGCCACCGTCGTCACGGGAGTGGCTGTCGCCGCCGTGATCGTCGTCCTGGGGGCACTGCTGAGCCTGCGCGGCCGCCGACCCCTGATGTAA
- a CDS encoding shikimate dehydrogenase — translation MPASDTPLALIGYPAPAARALRDLGLIAVNVPVDDPRAVMDACRALHFTGALVHDSQQIHLLDAVTPDTTARRVGRVDAISFAGEPHGTFALSDALTDTLEASGYATRGAAALLIGTDAHDLALALPLARLGFTDIGVAAESLPEAERAVRELPAGLRAFALSRRDPTCQGFAERADLIVLTGGSLPAGLIQPYHTLIDLTGRINAERSGASRVDLSRLPLRRLARQLAHATDQRFHPNELEPVLPALSS, via the coding sequence ATGCCTGCGTCCGACACGCCCCTCGCCCTGATCGGCTACCCCGCCCCGGCGGCCCGCGCCCTGCGTGACCTCGGCCTGATCGCCGTGAACGTCCCCGTAGACGACCCCCGCGCCGTCATGGACGCCTGCCGCGCCCTGCACTTCACGGGCGCGCTGGTGCACGACAGTCAGCAGATTCACCTGCTGGACGCCGTCACGCCCGACACCACCGCCCGCCGCGTGGGCCGCGTGGACGCCATCTCGTTCGCGGGCGAACCGCACGGCACCTTCGCGCTCAGCGACGCCCTGACCGACACCCTGGAAGCCAGCGGGTACGCCACGCGCGGCGCCGCCGCCCTGCTGATCGGCACGGACGCCCACGACCTCGCCCTGGCCCTCCCGCTGGCCCGCCTGGGCTTCACGGACATCGGCGTGGCTGCCGAGAGCCTTCCGGAAGCCGAACGTGCCGTGCGGGAACTCCCGGCCGGACTGCGCGCCTTCGCGCTCAGCCGCCGCGACCCCACCTGTCAGGGCTTCGCGGAACGCGCCGACCTGATCGTCCTGACCGGCGGTTCCCTGCCCGCTGGCCTGATTCAGCCGTACCACACCCTGATCGACCTGACCGGCCGCATCAACGCCGAACGCAGCGGCGCCAGCCGGGTGGACCTGAGCCGCCTGCCCCTGCGCCGCCTCGCGCGGCAACTCGCGCACGCCACCGATCAGCGTTTCCACCCGAACGAACTCGAACCCGTCCTGCCGGCGCTGAGCAGCTGA
- the holA gene encoding DNA polymerase III subunit delta translates to MSLIAFTGNHFLADETLRDTLRARGLNARDLPRLAGDDVTPDTLSPHLSPGLFGDGGVIVDFAGVKPDKALLELLASAAVTVAILDESPPATRVKVYEARGEIVPSPAPSRPGDVTGWVVQRCKKQKLNLDRDASAYLAEVFGADLAGIAGELNKLALLDGPFTRETVQRVVGREPPGDSFAMLGAATAGRPGEAVTQLRRLLASGEDPFKMMGAVVWQYSLVARCVGLQQQEGRVTDAVAAQKLGVKPYPAKKALEVARRLNEARIRTHLERILAADLAMKRGLDPGVALERLIVQLSV, encoded by the coding sequence GTGAGCCTGATCGCGTTCACCGGTAACCACTTCCTGGCCGACGAGACCCTGCGTGACACCCTGCGCGCACGCGGCCTGAACGCCCGCGACCTGCCCCGGCTGGCCGGGGACGACGTGACGCCCGACACCCTGAGCCCGCACCTGAGCCCCGGCCTGTTCGGGGACGGCGGCGTGATCGTGGACTTTGCGGGCGTGAAACCCGACAAGGCCCTGCTGGAACTGCTGGCCTCGGCCGCCGTCACGGTCGCCATCCTGGATGAAAGTCCGCCCGCCACGCGCGTCAAGGTGTACGAGGCGCGCGGCGAGATCGTGCCCTCCCCCGCCCCCAGCCGACCCGGCGACGTGACCGGCTGGGTCGTGCAACGCTGCAAGAAACAGAAGCTGAACCTCGACCGGGACGCCAGCGCCTACCTCGCCGAGGTGTTCGGCGCGGACCTCGCAGGCATTGCCGGAGAACTGAACAAACTCGCGCTGCTGGACGGCCCGTTCACCCGCGAGACCGTACAACGCGTCGTGGGCCGCGAACCGCCGGGCGACAGTTTCGCCATGCTGGGCGCCGCCACCGCCGGCCGCCCCGGCGAGGCCGTCACGCAACTGCGCCGCCTGCTGGCCTCCGGCGAGGACCCCTTCAAGATGATGGGCGCCGTCGTCTGGCAGTACAGCCTCGTGGCCCGCTGCGTCGGACTGCAACAGCAGGAAGGCCGCGTGACCGACGCCGTCGCCGCGCAGAAACTCGGCGTGAAACCCTACCCCGCCAAGAAAGCCCTGGAAGTCGCCCGCCGCCTGAACGAAGCCAGGATCCGCACGCACCTGGAACGCATCCTGGCCGCCGACCTCGCCATGAAACGCGGCCTGGACCCCGGAGTGGCCCTCGAACGCCTGATCGTGCAACTGAGCGTCTGA
- a CDS encoding serine/threonine-protein kinase codes for MKDLTPVSFMQEFQTTQPLSNRAPLAEQPGVYSESAEWCGQPVFVKTLAADDPDSLARFQHEGRVAASLRHPLIVSPLAITPTQLIFPFVEGGTLRERLERGPLDEQQATEVASGVLCAVTYLHAQGVTHHDLKPENVMLLGGQPRWNNVRLIDFGMSHSRALPLDIHSGTRMGTPHFMAPEQFLGVRGDPRSDLYSVGVLLFDCLAGHPPYEDALGWLAGIRDRRAELPGPEPLHPLMRSALSRDRAQRPLSAAEMQHHLTSARLELNLPPLPLPTPDAAAAPATDTPA; via the coding sequence GTGAAAGACTTAACGCCAGTGAGCTTCATGCAGGAATTCCAGACCACCCAACCCCTGAGCAACCGCGCCCCGCTGGCCGAGCAGCCCGGCGTGTACAGCGAATCCGCCGAGTGGTGCGGGCAGCCGGTGTTCGTGAAGACCCTGGCAGCCGACGACCCGGACTCGCTGGCCCGCTTTCAGCATGAGGGCCGCGTGGCCGCCAGCCTGCGCCACCCGCTGATCGTGTCGCCGCTGGCGATCACGCCCACGCAACTGATCTTCCCGTTCGTGGAGGGCGGCACGCTACGCGAACGCCTGGAACGCGGCCCGCTGGACGAACAGCAGGCCACCGAGGTCGCCAGCGGCGTGCTGTGCGCCGTGACGTACCTGCACGCGCAGGGCGTCACGCACCACGACCTGAAACCCGAGAACGTGATGCTGCTGGGCGGTCAGCCCCGCTGGAACAACGTGCGCCTGATCGACTTCGGCATGAGCCACTCGCGGGCACTGCCGCTGGACATTCACAGCGGCACCCGCATGGGCACCCCGCACTTCATGGCCCCCGAGCAGTTCCTGGGGGTGCGCGGCGACCCGCGCAGCGACCTGTACTCGGTGGGCGTGCTGCTGTTCGACTGCCTGGCCGGACACCCCCCGTACGAGGACGCGCTGGGCTGGCTGGCAGGCATCCGTGACCGCCGCGCGGAACTGCCCGGCCCGGAGCCCCTGCACCCGCTGATGCGTTCGGCGCTGTCCCGTGACCGCGCCCAGCGCCCGCTGAGTGCCGCCGAGATGCAACATCACCTGACCTCGGCGCGACTGGAACTGAACCTGCCGCCGCTGCCGCTGCCCACACCGGACGCCGCTGCCGCTCCCGCCACGGACACCCCCGCGTGA
- a CDS encoding alpha/beta hydrolase — protein MKVSALFLSLLSFGLTPVASAAAAAPQTAPRAATQVLGTLPPAPNRPPIPATPPRTATETMPGAWVRPGEWVSLGGARPSYLQAPAGCPERACPLVVVSHPRAQTAERLRDSPQVGTLIEALLRANYAVLLSSDGGPVTWGSPSALSTVGVAHATATRRFHWNGRTYALGLSMGGLMALRSALPGSPYQVSGVALIDAWVDLDRAWGSDLVRRSEINTAYRPDARPIPDLNPMVKVLAAPPMPLFIVNSLDDTTVKASLNTDRLLGHAQQGVSEFIPLSGPHLGGNRFSPAVAQRLVNFFDRLATLPLRGAGPGETAERP, from the coding sequence GTGAAGGTCTCCGCTCTGTTCCTGTCTCTGCTTTCGTTCGGCCTGACCCCGGTCGCGTCCGCGGCCGCCGCCGCACCTCAGACCGCGCCGCGCGCCGCCACGCAGGTGCTGGGCACCCTGCCACCCGCCCCGAACCGCCCGCCCATCCCGGCCACGCCGCCCCGCACGGCCACCGAAACCATGCCCGGCGCGTGGGTGCGGCCCGGCGAGTGGGTGTCGCTGGGCGGCGCGCGGCCCTCGTATCTGCAGGCCCCGGCGGGCTGCCCGGAACGCGCGTGCCCGCTCGTGGTGGTGTCCCATCCGCGCGCGCAGACGGCCGAGCGGTTGCGGGACAGTCCGCAGGTCGGCACGCTCATAGAGGCACTGCTCCGCGCGAACTACGCGGTACTGCTGTCCAGTGACGGCGGGCCGGTCACGTGGGGCAGCCCCAGCGCCCTGAGTACCGTGGGCGTGGCGCACGCGACCGCCACGCGCCGCTTCCACTGGAACGGCCGCACGTACGCGCTGGGCCTGAGCATGGGCGGCCTGATGGCGCTGCGCAGCGCCCTGCCCGGCTCGCCGTACCAGGTGTCGGGCGTGGCCCTGATCGACGCGTGGGTGGACCTGGACCGCGCCTGGGGGTCGGACCTGGTGCGCCGGAGCGAGATCAACACGGCTTACCGACCGGACGCGCGGCCCATCCCTGACCTGAACCCCATGGTGAAGGTGCTGGCCGCGCCGCCCATGCCCCTGTTCATCGTGAACAGCCTGGACGACACGACCGTGAAGGCCAGCCTGAACACCGACCGGCTGCTGGGGCACGCGCAGCAGGGTGTCAGCGAGTTCATTCCGCTGAGCGGCCCGCACCTGGGCGGGAACCGCTTCTCGCCCGCCGTGGCGCAGCGGCTGGTGAACTTCTTCGACCGGCTGGCCACGCTGCCGCTGCGAGGTGCCGGGCCGGGCGAGACGGCCGAACGACCCTGA
- a CDS encoding acyltransferase, whose product MPESVPPSSIPAVPAQSESAPSLPSPSLPAEQAAPPSEAKRAAPLTSIDVFRGLTIIEVVLHHASGMALRHLTPGSQMHELVALINRTLHFAVPAFVFLSAVVLTRSLLKRFAPGRYFSRRLTRGAWPYLLWSGLYMLWYVWTGQRPASTLTDPDKVTLYLLYGKASYHLYFLLVALQVYVLIPLLLPLARLKPSISLTLLVGAAVQMGAYFLNRSELQLPFPASTVLWYLLPVLVGMAVGARLDEFPAWWRRRRVVILPLLLASFAWYLPAAMSFVRGTPVAPLEYNAATWAFTTLMAVTLLGLAQWLQGSRLRLRRGLAVLGTVSLQIYLLHPALLQWLERRHAPAGTSLDVALLSAAYALTALLLPALLGRLLLKGPLGRVSTLLFGR is encoded by the coding sequence ATGCCTGAGTCCGTTCCCCCATCCTCCATTCCTGCTGTTCCGGCTCAGTCCGAATCTGCACCGTCCCTGCCCTCCCCCAGCCTTCCGGCGGAGCAGGCCGCGCCGCCGTCCGAGGCGAAGCGGGCCGCGCCGCTCACGAGTATCGACGTGTTCCGGGGCCTCACGATCATCGAGGTGGTGCTGCACCACGCGTCGGGCATGGCGCTGCGGCACCTGACTCCCGGCTCGCAGATGCACGAACTGGTGGCGCTGATCAACCGGACGCTGCACTTCGCGGTTCCGGCGTTCGTGTTCCTGTCGGCGGTCGTGTTGACCCGCAGTCTCCTGAAACGCTTCGCGCCGGGCCGGTACTTCTCGCGGCGCCTGACGCGCGGCGCGTGGCCGTACCTGCTGTGGAGCGGGCTGTACATGCTGTGGTACGTGTGGACCGGGCAGCGTCCAGCCTCCACGCTGACCGACCCGGACAAGGTCACGCTGTACCTGCTGTACGGCAAGGCCAGTTACCACCTGTATTTCCTGCTGGTGGCATTGCAGGTGTACGTGCTGATTCCGCTGCTGCTGCCGCTGGCGCGCCTGAAACCCAGCATCTCGCTGACGCTGCTGGTCGGCGCGGCCGTGCAGATGGGCGCGTACTTCCTGAACCGCAGCGAGTTGCAGCTGCCGTTCCCGGCCAGCACGGTGCTGTGGTACCTGCTGCCGGTCCTGGTGGGCATGGCGGTCGGCGCGCGCCTGGACGAGTTCCCGGCGTGGTGGCGCAGGCGCCGGGTCGTGATCCTGCCGCTGCTGCTGGCCTCTTTTGCGTGGTACCTCCCGGCGGCCATGTCGTTCGTGCGCGGCACGCCCGTCGCGCCGCTGGAGTACAACGCGGCCACGTGGGCCTTCACGACCCTGATGGCCGTGACGCTGCTGGGGCTGGCGCAGTGGCTTCAGGGCAGCCGCCTGCGCCTCCGCAGGGGACTGGCCGTGCTGGGGACCGTCAGCCTGCAGATCTACCTGCTGCACCCGGCGCTGCTGCAATGGCTGGAACGCCGCCACGCGCCCGCCGGCACCAGCCTGGACGTGGCGCTCCTGTCGGCCGCGTACGCCCTGACCGCGCTGCTGCTGCCCGCCCTGCTGGGCCGCCTGCTGCTGAAGGGACCGCTCGGCCGCGTCAGTACCCTGCTGTTCGGCCGCTGA
- a CDS encoding prephenate dehydrogenase, with the protein MTFDPSSTADSPFMFGTAVVAGVGLIGGSVALGLRQRLLARRVIGLDASAEVLREALALGVVDEIQTAPGEWLRAADLVVLAAPMRALAPLARDLALFLNPHALVTDVGSVKGGIAAEMERLGVRSFVAGHPMAGSERGGVTHARAALLENAVWVLTPTDHTPLTALSRARTLVEGLGGAPVVMPPDAHDALVATISHLPYLTSLAMTHMVARDERLSLLAAGGFRDLTRVASGDPRMSRDMVVENKAALREALGRFRGQLERLEADLDEPEELLAAALEGKRTRDSLPIVKRSLLPQRHDLVVAVPDRPNQLGAVTQTLGAHGVNIKDIEVLAIREDGGAVRLGLESPEDVQRAAGILADAGFEVRGRS; encoded by the coding sequence ATGACGTTCGATCCATCCAGCACGGCTGATTCGCCTTTCATGTTCGGGACGGCGGTGGTGGCGGGCGTGGGCCTGATCGGCGGGAGCGTGGCGCTGGGCCTGCGTCAGCGGCTGCTGGCGCGGCGCGTGATCGGCCTGGACGCCAGCGCCGAGGTGCTGCGCGAGGCGCTGGCGCTGGGCGTGGTCGACGAGATTCAGACCGCGCCGGGCGAGTGGTTGCGCGCGGCGGACCTGGTGGTGCTGGCCGCGCCGATGCGGGCGCTGGCGCCGCTGGCCCGTGACCTCGCGCTGTTCCTGAATCCGCACGCACTCGTGACGGACGTGGGCAGCGTGAAGGGCGGCATCGCGGCCGAGATGGAGCGGCTGGGCGTGCGGTCCTTCGTGGCGGGCCACCCGATGGCCGGCAGCGAGCGGGGCGGCGTGACGCACGCCCGCGCGGCCCTGCTGGAGAACGCCGTGTGGGTGCTGACCCCCACCGATCACACGCCCCTGACCGCCCTGAGCCGCGCGCGCACGCTGGTCGAGGGGCTGGGCGGCGCGCCGGTCGTGATGCCGCCCGACGCGCACGACGCGCTGGTGGCGACCATCAGTCACCTGCCGTACCTGACGAGCCTCGCCATGACGCACATGGTCGCCCGTGACGAACGCCTGAGCCTGCTGGCCGCCGGGGGGTTCCGTGACCTGACGCGCGTGGCGAGCGGCGACCCCCGCATGAGCCGCGACATGGTCGTGGAGAACAAGGCGGCGCTGCGCGAGGCCCTGGGCCGATTCCGGGGGCAACTGGAGCGTCTGGAAGCGGACCTGGACGAACCGGAGGAACTGCTGGCCGCCGCGCTGGAAGGCAAACGCACCCGCGACAGCCTGCCCATCGTGAAGCGCAGCCTGCTGCCGCAACGGCACGATCTGGTGGTGGCCGTCCCGGACCGCCCGAACCAGCTGGGCGCGGTCACGCAGACGCTCGGCGCGCACGGCGTGAACATCAAGGACATCGAGGTGCTCGCCATCCGCGAGGACGGCGGCGCGGTCCGGCTGGGCCTGGAATCCCCCGAGGACGTGCAGCGCGCCGCGGGCATCCTGGCGGACGCGGGCTTCGAGGTGCGCGGACGTTCCTGA
- a CDS encoding TSUP family transporter codes for MPGPEVLLYGLPLAFLAGFIDAVAGGGGTITLPTLFLMGLSPAQVVATNKLLAIFGSGSATVQYWRKGHVERPLVLRLIPLALTGSALGAFLVQFVNPDAFRTLIGVVILGVGALVLANKSFGLEDRYPGLSARTLAVTLPGALIIGAYDGFLGPGTGTFLMFLFALAGFNLVRASGNARTINFATNLGAFVFFLIGGQMVWWIGLPMGVANALGAALGARMAMLRGSAFVKWVYGVIVLLVAARLFLAR; via the coding sequence GTGCCTGGACCTGAAGTGCTGCTGTACGGCCTGCCGCTCGCCTTCCTGGCGGGCTTCATCGACGCGGTCGCGGGAGGCGGCGGCACGATCACGCTGCCCACCCTGTTCCTGATGGGCCTGAGTCCCGCGCAGGTGGTCGCCACGAACAAACTGCTGGCGATCTTCGGGTCCGGCAGCGCCACCGTGCAGTACTGGCGCAAGGGGCACGTGGAGCGGCCGCTGGTGCTGCGCCTGATCCCGCTGGCCCTGACCGGCAGCGCGCTGGGTGCGTTCCTGGTGCAGTTCGTGAACCCCGACGCCTTCCGCACCCTGATCGGCGTGGTCATCCTGGGCGTGGGCGCGCTGGTCCTGGCGAACAAGTCCTTCGGCCTGGAGGACCGCTACCCAGGCCTGAGCGCCCGCACGCTGGCCGTCACGCTGCCCGGCGCGCTGATCATCGGCGCGTACGACGGGTTCCTCGGGCCGGGCACCGGAACGTTCCTGATGTTCCTGTTCGCCCTGGCGGGCTTCAACCTCGTGCGGGCCAGCGGGAACGCCCGGACCATCAACTTCGCCACGAACCTCGGCGCGTTCGTGTTCTTCCTGATCGGCGGGCAGATGGTCTGGTGGATCGGCCTGCCGATGGGTGTCGCCAACGCGCTGGGCGCCGCGCTGGGCGCACGCATGGCGATGCTGCGCGGCAGCGCCTTCGTGAAGTGGGTGTACGGCGTGATCGTGCTGCTGGTCGCCGCGCGTCTGTTCCTGGCCCGGTAG
- the msrA gene encoding peptide-methionine (S)-S-oxide reductase MsrA, translated as MTNPSGTQQAILAGGCFWCTEAVLKDVRGVQKIESGYIGGHTPNPDYRSVCSGTTGHAEAVRVTFDPAQVDFRDLLGLFFATHDPTSLNRQGADTGTQYRSAVFPLTPEQDTQTREVIADLTAQAAFDRPIVTTIEPATEFHVAEDYHQDYYANNPRQPYCVAVIAPKVAKLRTYYADRLKG; from the coding sequence ATGACGAATCCCAGTGGAACGCAGCAGGCCATCCTCGCCGGAGGGTGCTTCTGGTGCACCGAGGCGGTCCTGAAGGACGTGCGCGGCGTGCAGAAGATCGAGAGCGGCTACATCGGCGGGCACACCCCCAACCCCGACTACCGCAGCGTGTGCAGCGGCACCACCGGGCACGCCGAGGCGGTCCGCGTGACCTTCGACCCGGCGCAGGTGGACTTCCGGGACCTGCTGGGCCTGTTCTTCGCCACGCACGACCCCACCAGCCTCAACCGGCAGGGCGCCGACACCGGCACGCAGTACCGCAGCGCCGTGTTCCCCCTGACGCCCGAACAGGACACCCAGACGCGCGAGGTGATCGCAGACCTGACCGCGCAGGCCGCGTTCGACCGGCCCATCGTGACCACCATCGAGCCCGCCACCGAGTTCCACGTGGCCGAGGACTACCACCAGGACTACTACGCGAACAACCCGCGCCAGCCGTACTGCGTGGCCGTCATCGCCCCGAAGGTCGCCAAACTCCGCACCTACTACGCCGACCGCCTGAAAGGCTGA